Proteins co-encoded in one Schaalia radingae genomic window:
- the murJ gene encoding murein biosynthesis integral membrane protein MurJ, whose product MNQSHDASDSRAPRQTSLLKSSAIMASGTLVSRILGFVRTALLIIAIGEGAGSVSATFQVANTLPNTVYNILAAGVIDAVLVPQIVRALKSRSGDRYVSRLLTLAGLILFGVTIVMMVGSPLLVTLFASSYEGPARALTITFTLLCLPQIFFYGVYNLLGELLNARGMFGPYMWAPVLNNVIAILGLSIFLILWGPHHGVFPIEEFTSSQFWVLAGSATLGVILQALILLIPLRHADVKLRIDWHFKGTSFKSASRVAGWTFATLGVSQIGIISTTNLATQADHCATLHDASIAGYVAYTAAFMVYMVPQSLISVSLATAIFTRMANAVTENDHREVARNFHTGVNVITLLTLLAAAILIAAAVPVMQLVLPMASPENVRAYAAVLIALMPGVASTGMVLMSQRVFFAYEDAKPVFLMGIVPTIIQIIVGWSVFFLAGPGWWTIGASAAETVCRLLQGFIAVFWVARKIRYVNPGLIVASYIKYFTAAGVGGLAGGVAIWLMGASTPIDQWVARWLVAAVKAVVVALVVTIVFALMMRLLDPASTSDAVRKVNRRLPVPALIRKVFVVEGAGASTASFASHARTTVPQAPDAERDESDSAAADRAQPTADSGEQQSTQADAVVDGSSHDTDSQRTQIHFFDWSKFLGREQAEVGQELTDAQYDTTLHADPFPADAHHSDDPAQVEEDAQILSSILQRGFSPSDPTNTGEMPVVSRWGAAAPEPDAQDGLASAVTPDEETPHLVQSQANDLRASEPTPAHTPKEHPVPYPPEPDENDELDQFGSHEHGAHQPARPSFDEIAFGRLTDHASSGHESSDHSVPPAAAASGGIGAAGALGTAGTASTTGTTEAAGAASETGQSAATEQPTATEQPEPASNASSTTSRALTTRINPTIPTVIFAAILVIGGGLWGVKTMLAPVSGEGFSFSPTHNEQESGQSAEQSGSGQSGSDQPVEPEIIRPQVTSVDALSWRNDNGDNPDQAIYAIDGKLDTAWRSRSFDYNQFPPDEIVSLKLNLQEKATVSKVTVHMAPGTTGGELVLTSVDPSVDVTAARHGTELATTAMSPTTDITLPEPVETQGLVLMFRYMPSSDEGSNQAWVYEVTVE is encoded by the coding sequence ATGAACCAGTCACACGATGCATCTGATTCGCGTGCCCCCAGGCAGACGTCCCTGCTGAAGTCGTCAGCCATCATGGCGTCAGGCACCCTGGTCTCCCGCATCCTCGGATTCGTGCGAACCGCGCTGCTGATCATCGCGATCGGTGAAGGTGCCGGCTCCGTGTCAGCGACCTTCCAGGTGGCCAACACGCTGCCCAACACGGTCTACAACATTCTGGCGGCAGGTGTCATCGACGCTGTCCTCGTTCCGCAGATCGTGCGCGCACTGAAGTCGCGTTCTGGGGATCGTTACGTCTCGCGCCTCCTCACGCTGGCCGGACTGATCCTATTCGGCGTCACCATCGTGATGATGGTGGGCTCGCCGCTCCTGGTGACATTGTTCGCCTCCAGTTACGAGGGTCCCGCCCGCGCACTGACCATCACCTTCACATTGCTGTGTTTGCCGCAGATTTTCTTCTATGGGGTGTACAACCTGCTGGGCGAATTGCTGAACGCGCGCGGCATGTTCGGTCCCTATATGTGGGCGCCGGTGCTCAACAATGTCATCGCCATCCTGGGTCTGAGCATCTTCCTGATCTTGTGGGGCCCTCACCACGGTGTCTTCCCGATTGAAGAATTCACCTCTTCTCAGTTCTGGGTGCTGGCCGGATCGGCCACGCTCGGCGTGATCCTCCAGGCATTGATCTTGCTGATACCGCTGCGTCACGCTGACGTGAAGCTGCGCATCGACTGGCATTTCAAGGGCACGTCCTTCAAGTCCGCCTCACGCGTGGCCGGCTGGACGTTCGCCACGCTCGGCGTGAGCCAGATCGGCATTATTTCAACAACGAACCTGGCTACGCAGGCTGACCACTGTGCCACTCTGCATGACGCGTCCATTGCCGGTTACGTGGCCTACACGGCAGCGTTCATGGTGTACATGGTTCCTCAGTCATTGATCTCCGTGTCGCTGGCGACCGCGATCTTCACTCGGATGGCCAATGCGGTCACCGAAAATGATCACCGGGAGGTCGCGCGGAATTTCCACACAGGCGTCAATGTCATCACCTTGTTGACGCTGCTGGCTGCGGCCATTTTGATCGCGGCAGCTGTGCCGGTCATGCAGCTGGTGTTGCCGATGGCCTCGCCGGAGAATGTGCGCGCCTACGCGGCAGTGTTGATCGCCCTGATGCCGGGCGTTGCTTCGACCGGCATGGTGCTGATGAGCCAACGCGTCTTCTTCGCCTACGAGGATGCCAAACCTGTTTTCCTGATGGGAATCGTCCCGACGATCATTCAGATCATCGTCGGATGGTCAGTTTTCTTCCTGGCAGGACCCGGCTGGTGGACGATCGGGGCCAGCGCAGCTGAAACGGTGTGCCGACTCCTCCAGGGCTTTATCGCCGTCTTCTGGGTTGCGCGAAAGATTCGCTACGTCAACCCGGGTCTGATTGTCGCCAGCTATATCAAATACTTCACTGCCGCCGGTGTGGGGGGTCTGGCCGGTGGTGTGGCTATCTGGCTGATGGGGGCTTCCACCCCGATCGATCAGTGGGTGGCGCGTTGGCTGGTCGCAGCTGTGAAAGCCGTGGTGGTCGCCCTCGTCGTCACCATCGTGTTCGCATTGATGATGCGTCTGCTTGATCCTGCCTCCACCAGTGATGCTGTGCGCAAGGTGAACCGGCGACTACCCGTACCAGCGTTGATCCGCAAGGTGTTCGTCGTTGAAGGAGCGGGCGCCTCCACTGCCTCTTTTGCTTCACACGCACGTACCACCGTGCCGCAAGCCCCCGACGCTGAGCGCGACGAGTCGGATTCAGCTGCCGCAGATCGCGCGCAGCCGACAGCAGATTCTGGTGAGCAGCAAAGCACGCAGGCCGACGCGGTGGTGGACGGGTCCTCGCACGATACCGATTCGCAACGCACGCAGATTCACTTCTTTGACTGGTCAAAGTTCCTGGGTCGCGAGCAGGCTGAGGTTGGTCAGGAACTCACCGACGCGCAATACGACACCACTCTTCATGCTGACCCGTTCCCCGCTGACGCTCATCACAGTGATGACCCGGCCCAGGTGGAAGAGGATGCACAGATCCTCTCGAGCATTCTGCAAAGAGGGTTTTCACCTTCAGATCCGACGAACACGGGTGAGATGCCGGTGGTCAGCAGGTGGGGTGCCGCGGCGCCGGAGCCGGATGCTCAAGACGGCCTCGCCTCGGCGGTGACGCCCGACGAAGAGACTCCACACTTAGTACAATCCCAAGCGAACGACCTGCGCGCCTCTGAACCGACGCCAGCTCACACACCTAAGGAGCATCCCGTGCCCTACCCACCCGAACCTGATGAGAACGACGAACTCGATCAGTTTGGCTCTCATGAACATGGCGCTCATCAGCCCGCGCGTCCCAGCTTCGATGAGATTGCGTTCGGCAGGCTCACCGATCATGCCTCCTCGGGTCACGAGTCGAGTGATCACTCCGTGCCGCCGGCAGCTGCCGCTTCAGGTGGCATAGGTGCGGCCGGCGCTCTAGGTACAGCCGGCACAGCAAGTACGACGGGAACAACCGAGGCTGCGGGAGCTGCGTCTGAGACCGGGCAATCTGCAGCAACCGAACAGCCCACAGCAACCGAGCAGCCCGAGCCGGCCTCGAACGCATCTTCGACGACAAGCCGTGCCCTCACCACGCGCATCAATCCCACGATTCCGACCGTGATTTTTGCGGCGATCCTGGTCATCGGTGGCGGGCTGTGGGGTGTCAAGACCATGCTCGCACCTGTATCCGGCGAAGGCTTCTCATTCAGTCCTACCCACAACGAGCAGGAATCCGGCCAATCTGCAGAACAGTCAGGATCCGGCCAGTCAGGATCCGATCAACCTGTCGAACCGGAAATCATCCGTCCGCAGGTCACCTCCGTGGATGCTTTGTCGTGGCGTAACGACAATGGTGACAACCCGGACCAGGCGATCTACGCCATCGACGGGAAACTGGACACCGCATGGAGGTCGCGTTCCTTCGACTACAACCAGTTCCCGCCCGATGAGATCGTCTCACTCAAACTGAACCTGCAGGAAAAGGCCACCGTGTCCAAGGTGACTGTCCACATGGCTCCGGGCACTACCGGAGGCGAGCTGGTCCTCACCTCCGTCGACCCGTCAGTTGACGTCACCGCTGCACGTCACGGCACAGAGCTGGCAACCACGGCAATGAGTCCGACAACTGACATCACATTACCGGAGCCTGTTGAGACCCAGGGCCTCGTGTTAATGTTCCGCTACATGCCCTCGTCTGACGAAGGTAGCAACCAGGCGTGGGTCTATGAAGTCACTGTGGAATGA